A single Zootoca vivipara chromosome 1, rZooViv1.1, whole genome shotgun sequence DNA region contains:
- the HOXD3 gene encoding homeobox protein Hox-D3 produces the protein MLFERAAEALATAEPTMQKAAYYDNAGLFGAYGGYSKADAYGYPPGPPQPYAQPALDTDYPGSACSLQGAAAAAIRAPPAHKSAELSGSCMRPAGGAQGGPQQPPGLAEQQQQQQQQQPPPQQQAPPPALPSPSPPSSNPAHSIPAKKGKGGANASGGSAATISKQIFPWMKESRQNSKQKSSCAPAGENCEDKSPPGPASKRVRTAYTSAQLVELEKEFHFNRYLCRPRRVEMANLLNLTERQIKIWFQNRRMKYKKDQKAKGIMHSPVGQSPDRSPPLSGPNHVGYSSQLPTVNSLSYDAPSPTSFAKSQQNMYGLAAYTAPLSSCLPQQKRYPGAEYDHHAMQSNGGFANPNLQGSPVYVGGNFVDSMPASGPMFNIGHLSHPSSASVDYSCAAQIPGNHHHGPCDPHPTYTDLTSHHTSQGRIQEAPKLTHL, from the exons ATGTTATTTGAGCGGGCTGCCGAGGCCTTGGCGACGGCGGAGCCCACCATGCAGAAGGCCGCCTACTACGACAACGCGGGCCTCTTCGGGGCCTACGGCGGCTACAGCAAAGCGGACGCCTACGGCTACCCGCCGGGCCCTCCTCAGCCCTACGCCCAGCCTGCCCTGGACACCGATTACCCAGGCTCGGCCTGCTCACTCcagggagccgccgccgccgccatccggGCGCCTCCGGCCCACAAGAGCGCCGAGCTGAGCGGCAGCTGTATGCGCCCCGCCGGAGGCGCCCAGGGAGGCCCCCAGCAGCCGCCGGGCCTAGCcgagcaacaacaacagcagcagcagcagcaaccgccGCCTCAGCAACAGGCTCCGCCCCCCGCGCTGCCGTCGCCCTCGCCACCCAGCAGCAACCCCGCCCACTCGATTCCCGCCAAAAAGGGCAAAGGCGGGGCCAACGCCTCGGGCGGCTCCGCGGCCACTATTAGCAAGCAGATCTTCCCCTGGATGAAGGAGTCCCGCCAGAACTCCAAGCAGAAGAGCAGCTGCGCCCCCGCAG GAGAGAACTGCGAGGACAAAAGCCCCCCGGGCCCCGCTTCCAAGCGGGTCCGCACCGCCTATACCAGCGCGCAGCTTGTGGAACTGGAGAAGGAGTTCCACTTCAACCGCTATCTGTGCCGCCCTCGCCGGGTCGAGATGGCCAACCTGCTGAACCTGACGGAGCGCCAGATCAAAATCTGGTTCCAGAACCGGAGGATGAAGTACAAAAAAGACCAAAAAGCGAAAGGAATTATGCACTCCCCGGTAGGGCAGTCCCCAGACCGGAGCCCGCCTTTGAGCGGGCCCAACCATGTAGGATACTCCAGCCAGCTGCCCACCGTCAACAGCTTGAGCTACGACGCCCCGTCGCCGACGTCCTTTGCCAAATCGCAGCAAAACATGTACGGGCTGGCGGCTTACACGGCGCCTCTCAGCAGCTGCTTGCCCCAGCAGAAGAGATACCCAGGCGCCGAGTACGACCATCACGCCATGCAAAGCAACGGCGGCTTCGCCAACCCCAATTTGCAGGGCAGCCCCGTCTATGTCGGAGGGAACTTCGTTGATTCCATGCCAGCCTCTGGCCCCATGTTCAACATCGGCCACCTCTCTCATCCTTCATCTGCCAGCGTGGACTACAGCTGCGCTGCTCAGATCCCAGGCAACCATCACCATGGACCTTGTGACCCCCATCCCACGTACACAGATCTCACTTCTCACCACACATCTCAGGGAAGGATTCAGGAGGCGCCCAAACTGACGCATCTGTAG